The Chitinophagales bacterium genome has a segment encoding these proteins:
- a CDS encoding NifU family protein, with translation MENSTVKVPVMIYNEATPNPNTLKFVLNRIIYDKGSAEFNDKAATEKSDLAKILFDIDGITSVFISGQFVTLGKEENLVWAELVPTIRQTLTTFFSNDDAKAIADDYVKPTHVASNEITTDDNEVVVKIKAALDKYVKPAVEMDGGNISFVSFNQGILTLQLQGSCSGCPSSSVTLKQGIENLLQKFVPEVKAVVAENE, from the coding sequence ATGGAAAATTCAACAGTAAAAGTGCCTGTTATGATTTATAACGAGGCAACACCAAATCCAAATACATTAAAATTTGTTCTAAATAGAATTATATACGATAAAGGAAGTGCCGAGTTTAACGACAAAGCAGCAACGGAAAAATCTGACTTAGCTAAAATTTTGTTTGATATTGATGGCATTACTAGTGTTTTTATTAGTGGACAATTTGTTACTCTTGGAAAAGAAGAAAATTTAGTTTGGGCAGAATTAGTACCTACTATTAGACAAACACTAACTACCTTTTTTAGTAATGATGATGCTAAAGCCATTGCTGATGATTATGTAAAACCAACACATGTTGCTAGCAACGAAATTACTACTGACGATAATGAAGTAGTAGTAAAAATAAAAGCAGCACTAGACAAATATGTAAAACCTGCGGTAGAAATGGATGGTGGAAACATTAGTTTTGTTTCGTTTAACCAAGGCATACTTACCTTACAATTACAAGGATCATGTAGTGGTTGTCCATCTTCTAGTGTAACACTTAAACAAGGCATTGAAAATTTACTACAAAAATTTGTACCAGAAGTAAAAGCAGTCGTTGCAGAAAACGAATAG
- a CDS encoding DPP IV N-terminal domain-containing protein, translating into MKKNLNIVAFICCSIVYLTIHAQKISLADIFIDNKFYGVGIESHAFLNQQEAYATLSDRKITTYNAQAEKQTTLDLSNVDASFYNFEFSNTDRYLLLQSDVLKMYRRSGASFYYCYDTKQKTSFPLDEERIYFPTFSNDDKQVAFVKDNNLYYKKIPNGKLTAVTTDGEWNNIINGKSDWAYEEEWEMTNAFAWSNNAQYLAYLKFDESQVKEYYLPFYNNNAYTQIFSYKYPKAGAENSKVSVWIYDTNKKKNIEVNLKKYDYEYIPRIYWDNSNSVYLFLFNRLQNDFKIISYNVENNKIKTIYHEQSNTYVEIPVGFQILKDNSFFITSEKEGYNNLYWYNEEGNLKKQLTNNKYNITKLYGFDEANQKIYFQSNLKNTYEKYIEVLDTKTNQLFLLRDDVGTSEAEFSPNFGFCFYNNQSQTHPRVYSIIDNKNNTIRTLQDNHVLRDYVKDFPQKEFTTIIVNNQNLATWILKPKDFDSTKQYPLLMYVYNGPGYQDVLNEFNTSTERYVYYLVSIGYIVACVDGRGTGGKDANFKKCTYKQLGKYESDDQIAAAQYFGKLPFIDSSRIGIFGWSYGGFMSALCLLKGNTVFKAAIAVASVTNWKFYDNVYTERYMQRPIDNPDGYEQSNLMNLADQLKGNLLLIHGSADDNVHIQNTYELVKALNIQEKEYQLLVYLDKDHGIGGGNTRYDLFNKITQFILKNL; encoded by the coding sequence ATGAAAAAAAACTTAAATATAGTTGCATTTATTTGTTGTTCAATAGTTTATTTAACAATTCATGCACAAAAAATCTCATTAGCAGATATTTTTATAGATAATAAGTTTTATGGTGTTGGTATTGAAAGCCATGCTTTTTTAAATCAACAAGAAGCATATGCTACACTTAGCGATAGAAAAATTACTACTTATAATGCACAAGCAGAAAAACAAACTACACTAGACTTAAGCAATGTTGATGCTAGCTTTTACAATTTTGAGTTTTCTAATACCGATAGATATTTATTACTGCAATCTGATGTTTTAAAAATGTATAGAAGGTCTGGTGCTTCTTTTTATTATTGCTATGATACCAAACAAAAAACCAGTTTTCCTTTAGATGAAGAACGCATTTATTTTCCTACATTTTCTAATGATGACAAACAAGTGGCTTTTGTAAAAGACAATAATCTATACTATAAAAAAATACCTAATGGAAAATTGACTGCGGTTACTACAGATGGCGAATGGAATAATATTATTAATGGCAAAAGTGATTGGGCTTACGAAGAAGAATGGGAAATGACCAATGCATTTGCTTGGAGCAACAATGCACAATATTTGGCATATTTAAAGTTTGATGAAAGCCAAGTGAAAGAATACTACTTACCATTTTACAACAACAATGCGTACACACAAATTTTTTCTTATAAATATCCAAAAGCAGGAGCAGAAAACTCAAAAGTAAGTGTATGGATTTACGACACAAACAAAAAGAAAAATATCGAAGTTAATTTAAAGAAATACGACTACGAATATATTCCGAGAATTTATTGGGATAATAGCAATAGTGTTTATCTGTTTTTATTTAATAGATTACAAAACGACTTCAAAATTATAAGCTATAATGTAGAAAATAATAAAATAAAAACAATATATCACGAGCAGTCTAATACTTATGTAGAAATACCAGTTGGTTTTCAGATATTAAAAGACAATTCATTTTTTATAACTTCAGAAAAAGAAGGATACAACAATTTGTATTGGTACAATGAAGAAGGCAACTTAAAAAAACAATTAACTAATAACAAATATAATATTACAAAATTATATGGATTTGATGAAGCCAATCAAAAAATATACTTTCAGTCTAATTTAAAAAATACTTATGAAAAATATATTGAAGTATTAGACACAAAAACCAATCAATTATTTTTATTACGAGATGATGTTGGCACTAGCGAGGCAGAATTTTCTCCAAACTTTGGATTCTGTTTTTATAACAATCAAAGTCAAACACATCCAAGAGTGTATAGTATAATAGACAATAAAAACAATACTATACGAACACTACAAGACAATCATGTGCTACGAGATTATGTAAAAGATTTTCCACAAAAAGAATTTACAACAATCATTGTCAACAATCAAAATTTAGCTACATGGATATTAAAACCAAAAGATTTTGATTCTACTAAACAGTATCCATTACTTATGTATGTTTATAATGGTCCAGGTTATCAAGATGTACTAAATGAATTTAATACAAGCACCGAAAGATATGTCTACTATTTAGTTTCAATAGGATATATTGTTGCTTGTGTAGATGGAAGAGGCACTGGAGGAAAAGATGCCAATTTTAAAAAATGTACCTATAAACAACTTGGGAAATACGAAAGCGACGACCAAATTGCTGCGGCTCAATATTTTGGTAAATTACCTTTTATTGATAGTAGCAGAATAGGTATTTTTGGTTGGAGTTATGGTGGATTTATGAGTGCGTTGTGTTTGTTAAAAGGCAATACTGTTTTTAAAGCAGCCATTGCAGTAGCATCGGTTACCAATTGGAAATTTTACGACAATGTATATACCGAAAGATATATGCAACGACCAATAGATAATCCAGATGGATATGAACAAAGCAACTTGATGAACTTAGCAGACCAATTAAAAGGCAATTTATTACTCATACATGGTTCTGCCGATGATAATGTACACATACAAAATACTTACGAGTTAGTCAAAGCATTAAACATCCAAGAAAAAGAATATCAACTATTAGTCTATCTAGACAAAGATCATGGCATTGGTGGAGGCAATACGCGTTATGATTTATTTAATAAGATAACACAGTTTATTTTGAAAAATTTGTAA
- a CDS encoding lytic transglycosylase domain-containing protein has translation MNKNIKNIFFGFALAIVAFLFIRSTADKYGIYVPFISKGNTNMQEVPLKGAQHYAVKLPTKLDFAGEPVPLNDIEVRERLDRELIVNANWHSSTLLMLKRSKRFFPTIEKILKEEGVPDDFKYLCMAESGLDEVVSSAGAAGYWQFMKTTAAQYGLKVNSDVDERYDLEKSTRAACKYLKNALETTGTWTAAAAGYNMGTAGVTSRLSSQQQMSYYDLYLNSETSRYVFRILALKMIYENPEGFGFSLLEEDKYPELEYYTVNVDSSVNWVDFAKSYGTSYKMIRHYNQWIRNDKLYNKTGEIYAVKIPK, from the coding sequence ATGAATAAAAACATAAAAAATATATTTTTCGGATTTGCATTAGCAATAGTCGCTTTTTTATTTATAAGGTCAACAGCAGATAAATACGGAATTTATGTGCCGTTTATAAGCAAAGGCAATACCAATATGCAAGAAGTACCACTTAAAGGTGCACAACATTACGCAGTAAAATTGCCAACCAAGCTAGATTTTGCAGGAGAACCAGTGCCGTTAAATGATATAGAAGTAAGAGAACGACTAGATAGAGAATTAATCGTAAATGCTAATTGGCATTCATCTACTCTTTTGATGTTGAAAAGAAGCAAAAGATTTTTTCCAACCATAGAAAAAATTTTAAAAGAAGAAGGCGTTCCAGACGATTTTAAATACTTATGTATGGCAGAAAGTGGTTTAGATGAAGTGGTTTCTAGTGCTGGAGCCGCAGGTTATTGGCAATTCATGAAAACAACAGCGGCACAATATGGCTTAAAAGTAAATAGCGATGTTGATGAACGCTACGATTTAGAAAAATCTACAAGAGCAGCATGTAAGTACTTAAAAAATGCATTAGAAACTACTGGTACATGGACAGCTGCTGCTGCTGGTTACAACATGGGAACTGCTGGAGTAACAAGTCGACTAAGCAGTCAGCAACAAATGAGTTACTACGATTTATATTTGAATAGCGAAACTAGTAGATATGTATTTAGAATCTTAGCACTTAAAATGATATATGAAAATCCAGAAGGATTTGGCTTTAGCTTACTAGAAGAAGATAAATATCCAGAGTTAGAATACTATACTGTAAATGTAGATAGTAGTGTTAATTGGGTAGACTTTGCTAAGTCATACGGAACTTCCTATAAAATGATTAGACATTATAACCAATGGATACGCAACGACAAACTCTACAATAAAACAGGAGAAATATACGCTGTTAAAATACCAAAATAA
- a CDS encoding DUF1761 domain-containing protein, translating into MVINWLSVVLAAFSTLVVGFIWYGLLFKNAWIQASGVTEEKMKQAPHPAIIYGITFVLALIIAVGLQKQIIGLHLFIDKMKGGNGIISEQPFFHGAWHAFQSAFFYGLIPALVINALFDIRNWKYILINVGYWLVAVSIMGGIIGIMG; encoded by the coding sequence ATGGTTATCAATTGGCTTTCAGTAGTATTAGCAGCTTTTTCTACATTAGTAGTTGGCTTTATTTGGTATGGTCTTTTATTTAAAAATGCATGGATACAAGCATCTGGTGTTACAGAAGAAAAAATGAAGCAAGCACCACATCCTGCAATAATATATGGAATAACATTTGTTTTAGCACTAATTATTGCTGTTGGTTTACAAAAACAAATTATTGGTTTACATTTATTTATAGATAAAATGAAAGGCGGAAATGGCATTATTTCAGAGCAACCATTTTTTCATGGTGCTTGGCATGCTTTTCAAAGTGCTTTTTTCTATGGACTAATACCTGCACTTGTAATAAATGCTTTGTTTGATATAAGAAATTGGAAATATATTTTAATTAATGTAGGATATTGGCTTGTTGCTGTTAGTATAATGGGCGGTATTATCGGAATAATGGGATAA
- a CDS encoding DUF2480 family protein yields the protein MSLLNKVAESGIITINLEDYLSQQEIVVFDMKPFLFKELILKEKEFRTQLKEHNWTQYQDKTVAVFCSTDAIIPKWAYMLVAQYLIKVTPQIYFDTKESLEQKLLLQNIQSINATNFIDERIVIKGCGNNKVKEAAFIEISKKLIPVVKSLFFGEACSTVPIYKKK from the coding sequence ATGAGTTTATTAAACAAAGTAGCAGAAAGTGGTATCATTACTATCAATCTCGAAGACTATTTGTCGCAGCAAGAGATTGTAGTTTTTGATATGAAGCCATTTCTGTTTAAAGAACTTATACTCAAAGAAAAAGAATTTAGAACACAGTTAAAAGAACACAACTGGACACAATATCAAGATAAAACAGTAGCTGTATTTTGTTCTACAGATGCCATCATTCCAAAATGGGCGTATATGCTAGTAGCACAATACTTAATAAAAGTTACGCCTCAAATTTATTTTGATACCAAAGAAAGTTTGGAACAAAAATTGTTGCTACAAAATATACAATCAATAAATGCTACAAATTTTATCGATGAAAGAATTGTAATAAAAGGTTGTGGCAATAATAAAGTAAAGGAAGCAGCGTTTATTGAGATTAGTAAGAAATTAATTCCTGTAGTAAAGAGTTTGTTTTTTGGCGAAGCGTGTTCTACAGTACCAATTTATAAGAAAAAATAA
- a CDS encoding SDR family NAD(P)-dependent oxidoreductase has translation MNKIILITGATSGFGKATAELFAKNGWHCIITGRRQERLNRLEKELIEQYNINVLSLCFDVRNLDEVKQAINSLSDDWKKIDVLVNNAGLAAGKGPIQEGAYDDWEQMIDTNVKGLLYMMREVAPLMITRKQGHIINIASLAGWEAYGGGNVYCGTKHAVRAISRSARIDLLQDNIKVSVLSPGAAETEFSLVRFKWNETKAASVYDGFKPLEAIDIANGIYYIATQPAHVCIEEVFMLPTAQATATTVVKNNS, from the coding sequence ATGAACAAAATTATATTAATAACAGGTGCAACTTCTGGTTTTGGTAAAGCAACAGCCGAACTTTTTGCTAAAAATGGTTGGCATTGCATCATTACAGGAAGAAGACAAGAACGATTGAATCGGTTAGAAAAAGAATTAATAGAACAATATAATATAAATGTATTATCTTTGTGTTTTGATGTTAGAAATCTCGATGAAGTAAAACAAGCCATTAATAGCTTATCTGATGATTGGAAAAAAATAGATGTTCTAGTAAATAACGCTGGATTGGCTGCTGGAAAAGGACCAATTCAAGAAGGCGCATATGATGATTGGGAACAAATGATAGATACCAATGTAAAAGGTTTGTTGTACATGATGAGAGAAGTAGCTCCTTTAATGATTACTAGAAAACAAGGTCATATTATTAATATTGCATCTTTAGCTGGTTGGGAAGCTTACGGTGGAGGCAATGTGTATTGTGGTACAAAACATGCTGTTAGAGCTATTTCTAGAAGTGCTAGAATAGATTTACTACAAGACAATATAAAAGTATCAGTGTTAAGTCCTGGTGCTGCAGAAACAGAATTTTCTCTAGTACGATTTAAATGGAACGAAACAAAAGCAGCTTCTGTTTACGATGGATTTAAACCATTAGAAGCCATAGATATTGCCAATGGTATTTACTACATCGCTACACAACCAGCACATGTTTGTATAGAAGAAGTTTTTATGTTGCCAACAGCACAAGCAACAGCAACTACTGTAGTAAAAAACAATTCCTAA
- a CDS encoding DUF3078 domain-containing protein codes for MKKFAFLLLVLISFSTYAQIEKEIVGKAMTDEDKKKLTDTLEGWKIGETGGINFNQAGFVNWAAGGTPAVSLLFNGRVYADYKRGKHLMQNWFAAEYGIQFLKNDDKNWELSKSADRWELFSKYGYQISKKWYASTYVDLRSQFAPTKVPSVVDANQDSVVSKMGSPMTLEWAVGFDYVPNQYFSLFLSPLATKFVFVADDAIAMTNTYGNIYPEKVKKELGAVLIATYNQTFIDRINLSSIFKAYKDYLNPKPGKNIDIDWQTTIGLKVTSWLSANIFTQLVWDYDTKFTEDDGTITEKVQFRDVIGVNLGYTANWYKAKDQKAIKF; via the coding sequence ATGAAAAAATTTGCGTTTTTATTATTGGTATTAATTTCTTTTTCTACTTATGCACAAATAGAGAAAGAAATTGTAGGCAAAGCAATGACCGATGAAGACAAGAAAAAATTAACCGATACTTTAGAAGGTTGGAAAATTGGTGAAACAGGTGGTATTAATTTTAATCAAGCGGGTTTTGTAAATTGGGCTGCAGGTGGAACGCCAGCAGTATCTTTATTGTTTAATGGTAGAGTATATGCTGATTATAAAAGAGGCAAACACTTAATGCAAAATTGGTTTGCAGCAGAATATGGTATTCAGTTTTTAAAAAATGATGATAAAAATTGGGAACTTTCTAAAAGTGCCGACCGTTGGGAATTATTTTCTAAATATGGCTATCAAATATCTAAAAAATGGTATGCTTCTACCTATGTAGATTTGCGTTCGCAGTTTGCTCCAACTAAAGTACCAAGTGTTGTAGATGCTAATCAAGATTCTGTAGTATCTAAAATGGGTTCTCCTATGACTTTAGAATGGGCTGTCGGTTTCGATTATGTACCAAATCAATATTTCTCTTTATTCCTTTCGCCATTAGCAACCAAATTTGTTTTTGTAGCAGATGATGCTATTGCAATGACCAATACTTATGGTAATATTTATCCAGAAAAAGTAAAAAAAGAGTTAGGTGCTGTTTTAATTGCAACTTACAATCAAACTTTTATCGACAGAATTAATCTTAGCTCTATATTTAAAGCGTATAAAGATTATTTAAATCCAAAACCAGGAAAAAACATAGATATCGATTGGCAAACTACTATTGGATTAAAAGTAACTTCTTGGTTATCTGCAAATATATTTACTCAATTAGTTTGGGATTATGATACCAAGTTTACAGAAGATGATGGTACAATTACAGAAAAAGTTCAGTTTAGAGATGTAATTGGTGTTAACTTAGGATATACTGCAAATTGGTATAAAGCAAAAGACCAAAAAGCAATTAAGTTCTAA
- a CDS encoding OmpA family protein — translation MKQIIITLCFFISINGFSQWGNFGNKIKNKVINKTQDKILDETDKAYDKTYNKTKEGVKGDNNKNDKNQSTNTNNGDASNSTASTKSSENATTQNQKLSATSKYDFVAGEKVIATEEFTKDAIGDFPINWNTNAGGEMVNINLKDGKWLQITQDGSFLPEKFVTNLPDNFTFEFDVYSSQPFSYYSGALHFCFTQMKTPNTEFIQWARFKKGKEGVIIGLDPTDAGNNGGDISYEIYTKGSFFMDNKKMSTQFHATTKPMVHVAVWRQNGRLRLYLDDEKVFDLPKAFQTGVNYNGIVFYTDGLSEENYYGISNLKLAVGEPDTRSKLITEGKFSTSGILFDVNSANIKSTSHGVIKEIADALKENPSVKIKIIGHTDSDGDDATNLALSKKRADAVKDYLASVFGIDRSRMETEGKGETQPVDSNSTNEGKANNRRVEFIKL, via the coding sequence ATGAAACAAATTATTATAACACTATGCTTCTTTATTTCGATAAACGGATTTTCTCAATGGGGAAATTTCGGAAACAAAATCAAAAATAAAGTCATCAATAAAACACAAGACAAAATCTTAGACGAAACAGATAAAGCTTACGACAAAACTTATAACAAAACCAAAGAAGGTGTAAAAGGCGATAATAATAAAAATGACAAAAACCAATCTACTAATACTAATAACGGAGATGCTAGCAATAGCACTGCTTCAACAAAGTCATCAGAAAATGCTACAACTCAAAATCAAAAGTTGAGTGCTACAAGCAAATACGACTTTGTTGCTGGCGAAAAAGTTATTGCTACAGAAGAGTTTACTAAAGATGCCATTGGCGATTTTCCTATAAATTGGAATACCAATGCTGGTGGCGAAATGGTAAACATCAATCTCAAAGATGGTAAATGGTTACAAATTACACAAGATGGTAGTTTCTTACCAGAAAAATTTGTAACCAACTTACCTGACAATTTTACTTTCGAGTTTGATGTATATAGCAGTCAACCGTTTAGTTATTATAGTGGAGCATTGCATTTTTGTTTTACTCAAATGAAAACACCCAATACAGAATTTATTCAATGGGCAAGATTTAAAAAAGGAAAAGAAGGTGTAATTATTGGTTTAGATCCTACAGATGCTGGAAATAATGGAGGAGATATATCCTATGAAATTTATACCAAAGGTAGTTTCTTTATGGATAATAAGAAAATGAGTACTCAATTTCATGCTACTACAAAACCAATGGTGCATGTTGCTGTTTGGCGACAAAATGGTAGATTGAGATTATACTTAGATGATGAAAAAGTGTTTGATTTACCAAAAGCGTTTCAAACTGGTGTAAATTATAATGGTATTGTTTTTTATACAGATGGTTTGAGTGAAGAAAACTACTACGGAATTAGCAATTTAAAATTAGCTGTTGGCGAACCAGATACTAGAAGCAAATTAATTACAGAAGGCAAATTTTCTACTAGTGGAATTTTGTTTGATGTAAACTCAGCCAATATCAAGTCTACCTCTCATGGTGTAATTAAAGAAATTGCTGATGCATTAAAAGAAAATCCTAGTGTAAAAATTAAAATTATTGGACATACAGATAGCGATGGTGATGATGCTACTAACTTAGCACTTTCTAAAAAAAGAGCTGATGCTGTTAAAGATTATTTGGCTTCGGTTTTTGGTATCGACAGAAGCAGAATGGAAACCGAAGGCAAAGGAGAAACACAACCTGTTGATAGCAACAGCACCAACGAAGGAAAAGCCAATAACAGAAGAGTAGAATTTATAAAACTGTGA
- a CDS encoding ABC-2 transporter permease: MIKILKYSLYDLLRSHWSYVYFGFYLLLGFVLLFLNNDVSKAVITLMNIIVVLTPLIATIFGVMYYYNSKEFTELLLAQPITRRKIILGQYIGVALSLSLSLLLGLGIPFIIYGLFNSSALSNFLLLILAGCFLNFIFVAIAYNIALSNDNKIVGFSFAILLWLIFAVVYDGIFLILLFAFNEYPLDKFSLVAMMFNPIDLSRVLILLKLDISALLGYTGAVFKKFFGTPIGLIIPIIVLSLWIILPVWRLSYKLKKKDF, translated from the coding sequence ATGATAAAAATATTAAAATATAGTTTATACGATTTACTTCGAAGTCATTGGAGTTATGTTTATTTTGGTTTTTATTTATTATTAGGATTCGTATTACTTTTTCTAAACAACGATGTTTCTAAAGCAGTAATTACACTCATGAACATAATTGTAGTATTAACACCATTAATTGCTACAATTTTTGGCGTAATGTATTACTACAACTCCAAAGAATTTACAGAACTCTTACTAGCACAACCCATTACTAGAAGAAAAATTATACTAGGACAATACATAGGCGTAGCATTGTCATTGTCGTTGAGTTTATTACTTGGCTTAGGCATTCCTTTTATTATTTACGGATTGTTTAACTCTAGTGCATTAAGTAATTTTTTATTATTGATATTGGCTGGTTGTTTCTTAAATTTTATATTTGTAGCAATAGCATATAATATTGCATTATCAAACGACAACAAAATTGTTGGTTTTAGTTTTGCCATATTATTATGGTTGATTTTTGCTGTAGTCTACGATGGTATATTTTTAATTTTACTTTTTGCATTTAACGAATATCCATTAGACAAATTTTCTTTAGTTGCCATGATGTTTAATCCAATAGATTTATCTAGAGTATTAATTTTATTAAAGCTAGATATTTCTGCATTGCTAGGATATACAGGAGCAGTATTTAAAAAGTTTTTCGGAACACCAATCGGATTAATAATACCTATTATAGTTTTATCACTTTGGATAATACTACCAGTTTGGCGATTATCTTATAAACTAAAAAAGAAAGACTTTTAA
- a CDS encoding Eco47II family restriction endonuclease, producing MSNKYVNFISDDHLLSCIDNLYHAYLKAKNNITKKSFYSNKVDTFKLTFDAKFNNIKEEELIEAEILRQIDKTINNSIGTFHEQILGGINGYEIGNLSGFDIKAIDNTLFADIKNKHNTMNSSSAEALFQKLARYADDYKIAKCYWVQILAKSSFNEHWKGEINSKEYSHSRVFKISGDQFYALLSKQDDALYQLYKVLPLAIDDYLKNSKSLHKDKESSALNELLSATKKSNRTILNQITYENFSYYLGFDDL from the coding sequence ATGAGTAATAAGTATGTAAATTTTATTTCTGATGATCATTTACTAAGTTGTATTGACAATTTATATCATGCTTATTTAAAAGCAAAAAACAATATCACCAAAAAAAGTTTTTATAGCAACAAAGTAGATACTTTCAAACTTACTTTTGATGCTAAATTCAACAATATAAAAGAAGAAGAACTAATTGAAGCAGAAATACTTCGCCAAATTGATAAGACTATCAATAATTCTATTGGAACTTTTCATGAACAAATTTTAGGTGGAATTAATGGCTACGAAATTGGCAATTTAAGTGGATTTGATATAAAGGCAATTGACAATACTTTATTTGCTGATATAAAAAACAAGCACAATACCATGAATAGTAGTTCGGCAGAAGCACTATTTCAAAAACTTGCTCGTTATGCTGATGATTACAAAATAGCAAAATGTTATTGGGTACAAATTTTAGCGAAGAGTAGTTTTAATGAACATTGGAAAGGCGAAATTAATAGCAAAGAATATAGTCATAGTAGAGTTTTTAAAATTTCTGGTGACCAATTTTATGCTTTACTTTCTAAACAAGACGATGCACTGTATCAGTTATATAAAGTATTGCCTTTAGCTATTGATGATTATTTGAAAAACTCTAAATCACTACATAAAGACAAAGAAAGTTCTGCTTTAAATGAACTTTTATCAGCAACCAAAAAATCAAATCGTACTATTCTTAATCAAATTACTTATGAAAATTTTAGTTATTACTTAGGTTTTGATGATTTATAA
- a CDS encoding nucleotide pyrophosphohydrolase, with amino-acid sequence MTIQEAQSVVDNWIKTNGVRYFNELTNMAILTEEVGEVARIIARQYGEQSFKASDKDKNLADELADVLFVLICIANQTNIDLTDTLKKNLEKKTKRDVERHQNNEKLKN; translated from the coding sequence ATGACAATTCAAGAAGCACAATCTGTAGTAGACAATTGGATAAAAACAAATGGTGTACGATATTTTAATGAGTTAACCAATATGGCAATTCTTACAGAAGAAGTTGGCGAAGTGGCAAGAATAATTGCTAGACAATATGGTGAACAATCTTTTAAAGCAAGTGATAAAGACAAAAACTTAGCAGATGAATTAGCAGATGTTTTATTTGTGTTGATTTGTATAGCCAATCAGACCAATATTGATTTGACTGATACATTAAAGAAAAACTTAGAGAAGAAAACCAAAAGAGATGTAGAGCGACATCAAAATAATGAAAAGTTAAAAAATTGA
- a CDS encoding DinB family protein, whose translation MKDLVQQYNKIQTVKQWYIDSIKDLSETQFQDKKDEKTWSIAEVCYHMYLVENGTIKLINKNLKEQKVNNKSTLENWIKNKLTILVLQLGIKFKAPKIVSEFPSNITQEEIITLFQQNTNDFTSILETLPKTLYDKQIFKHPMAGQFNIQQTLNFSLEHYQHHQTQIKNLLR comes from the coding sequence ATGAAAGACTTAGTACAACAATACAACAAGATTCAGACAGTAAAACAATGGTACATTGATTCGATTAAAGACCTAAGCGAAACTCAATTTCAAGACAAAAAAGATGAAAAAACATGGAGTATTGCAGAAGTTTGTTATCATATGTATTTAGTAGAAAACGGAACCATAAAACTCATCAACAAAAATTTAAAAGAGCAGAAAGTAAACAATAAATCTACGCTAGAAAATTGGATTAAAAACAAACTAACAATATTGGTATTACAATTAGGTATAAAATTTAAAGCACCAAAAATTGTAAGTGAGTTTCCAAGTAATATTACTCAAGAAGAAATTATAACACTGTTTCAACAAAATACCAACGACTTCACTTCAATACTAGAAACACTACCAAAAACACTGTACGACAAACAAATTTTCAAACATCCAATGGCTGGTCAATTTAACATACAACAAACACTAAATTTTTCCTTAGAGCATTATCAACATCATCAAACACAAATAAAAAATTTATTGAGATAG